The Paenibacillus pabuli DNA segment ACAATCGAACCAAGGAAGTGATAGTGAATGAGCAAACATGATCCTTCTTCACATGAACACGAAGCTTATAAGAACACAGGTCAGTCCAATGAAGAATCGGGAGAACATGCCGTGAAGCCTGTCTACCTGACCCAAGGTGAGATCAATGCTTTGCAGAAGGCCATCATGTTCCTTAAATTTGAGTGCGAAGAAACCGACTCCCTGCTATATGCAGGTAGCCCTCTGCTGAACAGTGTGCTGGAAAAGGTGCGGGATGCACATGATTATGCCGAGTACACCAAAGACTTCCACTCCCGACCCAATGAATATGCTGAGCGTTTCATGAGAGCCAAACTGGAGCGTTCCTACGCAGAAGAACTGGCACCGCGTGATCGAACAGCAGAACAGAAGGCTGAGATTCTCAGTTCCTGCATGTACCCTTATCCAGTGAAGTCGTAACCATCATATTTTGAGGTGCCACATGATCCGAAATGGAAATGTTTAGCGGAGCTGCTGATGTGGTAGTTAAACTCATACCACCCTTCTTCCAAATTTTCGTTATAATGTAAGCATTACACCGAGAAACGGGAGGCGAATTATGGAAACTGAAGGTTTACGCAACGTTGAACAACTAGCCTTGAAGAAGCACAAGATTTACAAACAAAGTTTGATCCGGTACCTTGCACGCTCCATGCTGGCGAGCATGTTTATCGGATTTGGCGTAATCGTGGCATTTAAGACAGGTAATTTCTTTTATATGGAGCAGTCCCCATTTACATACCCTATGGCCGCACTTACGTTCGGAGCAGCCATTATTCTGATTGCCTACGGCGGGGGTGACCTCTTTACCGGGAATACGTTCTATTACACGTACGCTGCACTCAGGAAGAAGCTGCGCTGGTTCGAAGTGGTGAAGCTGTGGATTGCCAGTTACAGCGGAAACCTGATGGGCGCGGCTGTCTTCGCTCTATTAATCTATCTGACGGGATTATTCGATTCGTCTCAGGTCAATGGATTTCTGCTAAGTGTGGTGGAGCACAAAATGGAGGCACCGGCGATGCAGCTCTTTTTCCGGGGGATTCTGTGTAACTGGCTCGTATGTCTGGCGTTTTTCGTGCCGATGTTCATGAAGGAGAACGGCGCCAAAATGTTCGCCATGATGCTCTTTGTCTTCTGTTTTTTCATCTCGGGTTATGAACACAGCGTAGCCAATATGTGTACGTTTGCGATCGCGCTTGTGCTGAATCATCCGGGAACGATCTCGTTTGGCGGAGTTATCCATAACCTGGTCCCGGTAACCCTCGGTAATCTGGTTGGGGGCGTGCTGCTGATGGGCTTCATGTATTATGCGGTAAACAAACCATTTCTCGATGATGAGACACACTAATGCACAGAAAATCCCCCGCAGCCAACCATCTCCTGATGGTGGTTGCGGGGGATTTCTATTTCAACTCCAAATGTAGCAGGGGAAAAGGATTGCCCGAGCCATCCAGCTCGGATCTGCCTGTCTGTACAAACCCCATTCGGGTATAAAACCGGGCAGCCCCCTCATTTTGTTCATTCACATCCACTTTGAGATCATTTCCCTTAAGCCCAATGGCATGCGTGACAAGCTTTCGTCCGACACCTTGTCCATGCTTGTCCACATCTACGAATAACATCTCAATGTGCTTGCCGTCCATTCCAATAAAACCAGCAGGTTCATCCGCTGAGTCCACCGCTTCCCATATTTCCATCTCTGACAAGGCTTCGCTCACCACACTCTTATAGAAAAGGATATCCCCCTCTGCAAGAAACGTATGTGTTGCTCTTACAGCACGTTCCCATATGGCAACAAGCTTGGCATGATCCTGCTTACGGTATGGTATAAGCATCATTTTCACTTCTCACTCCTCCCATAGGATGATTATATTACATAAATACGAGGAGCAAGTAGAATCGAATGATGCAAAATACTGAAATAGAAGTTGATGTTATGATTGGCTTTATCTACCTTTCATCCTGACTCAGCTATTCGAGCTGACCTCCGGCTTCCAACGAAACGTGGCAGCGGATTGGGATGGTAGTGTGTATTGAAATGTCTTTCCTTCCATGACGACATGAAAGGCAGCATCTTCGTTCCCTGTGTTAGCCGCAACGAGCACCATGGTTCCATCCGGATTGCGAAAAGCTACGTTTTTCAGTTCATCCGATTCTTGGGTAGACTCCACTCTTATGGCTCCTGAACGCACATAACGACTGACATGTCCAAGCGCATAATACTCGACATTACGAGTCACTTCGCGCGTATCCGGATTAATGGTCACCACCCCCCGACAATTCGTACAGCCGCCATTGGTCGGTCCGCCTTGCGGATCCAGTGCAATATTCCAGAGCAGTACGCTTGTGGCCCAGTTTCGCGAAGCACCGATCATTAGATTGGACATCTGCCAGCTTAGATTATCGCCAAACTCAGGACTCCATTCCCCACCACTGCATTCTGTAAAATAGATGTTTTTGTCCGGAAAGCGATCATGCACGTCCGTCATGGCAGAAGGCTCCCCTGCATAACAATGGAATGCCGAACCATCAATATAGGATGCAGCTGCTTCGTCGCTAAGCACGCTGCCTGTATACTCCACTGCCTGATCCCAGTTATGGTCATAACTGATGATTCGCGTGTCCATTCCTGCCTCTTGCATGGCCGGCCCAAGGTAATCCCGGATAAACATGGCCTGTTCTTCGGCTCCCATACTCATGCTCGGATAGCTAGCCGTGGTGAACTCCGGTTCATTCTGCAGCGTCATTCCATAGATGGGTACACCTTGGGCCTGATAGGCTTCAATATATTTTACGAAATAACGTGTGTAAGCTTCATACACTTGAGGATTGCTGTAATCCAGATACCAGCCATTCATGGTCTTCTCGCCGTATTTCATCCAGGCCGGGGCAGTCCATGGTGTGCCCATAACCTTGATGTCCGGCTTCAGTCCAACGATCTGTCTCAGCATATCCACAACTTCCCGATCTTTGTCGATCGAAAAGTGCTCCATATCATAATCCGTACCCGATTCGATATCATTATACGTATAACTTGATGGTTTCCCTGATGTATCCACCGAATAATCGGAGGCACCGATGGTATGACGCACCATATCCAGATTCAAGCCTTCCGTGGTATACAGCTCCTGAAGTAACTGTACTCGCTGTTCTGGCGGAAGCTGGTTGATCAAGTAGGTGGACGAGCCTGTCATGGCGGCACCGAACCCATCCATGGTCTGATACGTTTGGGACGGATCAATAATTATAGTGTAATCTGAATCTGCGTCGGAATCATTCGCCTCCGATGTATTCCAGGAAATCGGCTGCTGCGGTTCCAATAAATGCTGCTGATCTCCGGTTGTCAGCCATACTTCAGCTGTTGCGGGTTTCTTCTCTACTGGTGGCGGAATGGCATCCTCTTCGGTGTGGCATGTCATCCGCCATACGCCGAAACCAGCCACAATGCATACACCGAGCGACAGGATGATCCATGCTGTTCTCCTCTCTCTCCAACGTGACTTCATCTCATCTCACGCTCCTCTCCAGGTGTGGAAAAAGCCGCGGCCCATTGGCCACGACTTTTTGCTTCTTCCTTTTATTTACCGGACTTGCTTCCGATATTCACACTGCCTGTCAGACGAATATCATCCGATGCACTGCCGACATAAATAGATACCTTACCCTTAGGCATTACCCATTCATGTGACTTTTCATCCCAATAGGACAGTGCACTGCGATCCAGTTTGATTTTAACGCGCTGCTGTTTGCCTGCCTTCAGATCGACTTTGGCCCAGCCAGCTAGTTGTTTTTCCGGTGTTTCCACACTCGTTGGCAGATTGCCTACGTACACTTGTACAACTTCTGCACCTGAAACTTTACCCGTATTGCGCAGGTTCAGGGACACTTCTACGGTAGCATCGTCGCCTTTACCTGTATTCTTCACGTGCAGGTTACGGTAGTCAAAATCGGTATAAGACAGACCGTGTCCAAACGCGAACGCCGGTGTCATGCCTTCTTTGTCATACCCTTTGTAGCCTACAAAGATTCCTTCGGAGTAAGTACCCACGCCATTCACACCCGGGAATTGTTCCGCAGTGGATACTGGTGTTTGCGAATCATCTGCCGGGAACGTCACTGGCAATTTACCCGATGGGTTCACATCACCGAACAGAACACGGGCTACGGCATTACCTTGTTCCTGACCTGCATACCAGGCTTGAACAATGGATGGTACTTCTTTTTGCCAGGAATCCATTTCCACGGCACGACCACTCATCTGTACAACAATCGTCTTCGGATTCGCTGCTGCAACCTTACGGATCAACTGCTCCTGGTTGTTCGGCAGTTCCAGATCGGAACGGTCCACATAACCTTCACTGTCATACGTGCGTGTCACGACAACGGCAACATCCGATTTTTTGGCCAGCTCGACGGCTTTTTGCATTTTGGCATCCACCGCATCTTCAGGCGCTTCCCAGCCGAAACGGACTTGGGCACCCATATCATGACTGGTCTGTACCGGGAAATCAGTACGGTATTCAATCTTAATGTTGTGGGACTCGCCTTCTTTTAACGTAATTGCTTTCTTCGTTGTGCTCAGCGTTTCACCCTGATTGTCTACGAGCAGCTGATCATCCACGTACAATTTCGCAGATCCCAGACTGGTCAGAGACAATTGGTAGTCACCCGTTTTGGGAGCTGTAATGGAACCCGTCCAACGTGCAGACATTTTACTGTTGAATTTCGTTGGTGTAACCGGAAGCTTGGATGACTGGGCGTTGAACCCTTCATAGTTATAAAATCCAAGATTCATGTTGACCTGATTGTCTGTACGAACCAGAGAAGGGTCACCTTCCATGTTCGTGTTGGTCCAGTATTCGGCACGCAGACCGTATTCCGCTTTGTCCGTACCATAGTTCTGCTCGCTCTTCTCGGCATTTGCCGGGGACAGGAGAGTAGATGGTACAGCGGATGGTCCGTTAAATGCATCCCCTGCGGAGATTGGATCCGTTCCGGCTGCATACTTCACTTCCACGCCATTGCCTGCACGGTTGCGAATCCCTTCGAGCGGACTCACTGTATATGTCGGATTAACGAGACTGCTGCCTCCACCTGCTGCAGAAGCAGTGTCTGCATCCGGTCCAATGACGGCAATGGAATTCAGTTCTTTCTTCGACAGAGGCAGAACGTTATCGTTATTTTGCAGCAGCACCATGCTCTGCTCTGCAATTTCGCGTGCTTGCTTGCCATCTGCCTTTGCATTGATTTGCGTATTGGTTACAGGGTTATCGAACAGCCCTTTCTCAAACATTTGGAGCAGAATGCGACGGACCTTCTCATCAATGGTCTGCTCGCTGACTTCACCTTTGTTTACGGCTTCCAGCAGCTGCGTTCCCCATTTGCCATAAGGCTCCCCTGGTGTTTCCAGATCCAGACCCGCGTTAGCCGATTTCGCTGTACTGAAATTGGCACCGTAGTCACTCATGACGAAACCTTCGAAGCCAAACTGATCCTTGAGCAGATCCGTCAGCATCTCCTTGTTCTCACAAGCATATGTACCGTTCACCTGGTTAAATGAACACATTGCTGAACCGAGATCCGCTTTTTCGACCATGGCCTGGAACGGACGTGCATAGACTTCCTGAATGGCACGTTCACTGGCTGTTGCATTCGTGGTGAAACGCTCTGTTTCCTGATTGTTCAGGATGTAGTGCTTCGCCGTTGCTATAACAGGGTTGCTTTGAATCCCGTTAACGTACGCTGCACCCATGCCGGAAGCCAGCAACGGATCCTCACCCATAGATTCGAAGTTGCGTGATCCCCATGGTGTACGTGCAATATCCAGCCCAGGGCCAAGTACCACATTATGTGTTGTATTATGCGCTTCCTGCCCGATCAGATCACCATATTGCTTGGCAAGATCCGTATCCCAGGATGCTGCCAGCGCGATTGGTGCAGGCAGTGCCGTGGACTTTTTGTCCTGAACATCCGGGTTCGCGACACGTACCCCTGCGGGTCCATCCGCCATCTGTAATGCCGGAATGCCAAGGCGCTCCAATCCATCATTATAGAAACCATAATAGTTATTTACTTTACCGGTAACGAATCCGATTTTCTCCTCCAGCGTCATCGCTTTGAGCAGCAGCTCGGTACGTTCCTCCGCAGATAATGACTTGTTCATCCAAGGGCGATCTGCCCCGGATTCTGCCTCTGCGGCGAAGGCGTGTAACGGCATGGCCGCAACCGCCACGATGATTAACAGCATAAACCATCGTTTGAGGAAAATCAGGTTGAGTCTTCTGTTCATGTTTGTAAGCTCTCCTTCTCTCTTGATCATTTTTCTTGCACACATCGTTGGATACATGTATACAAGGGAATGCAAACTGGCTTGTCCCAGCCCTTCAAGCATTCAGGCAGCCCTGCACATCACTACGAAAAGTGCGGCTCGACAAGCGAGCGAGCAATTTCGCTTCCTTACGATAGCTGACCTTGAGACCAATTGCATCCCCTTAAATTTGGAAATGGAGCCGAATGGAGCGAATTAGTTCTTAGGTATGATGTGTTGTTAAGTTCGGATAACATCGTATGAAAACGGGTTAATTACATTTTTGTAACTAAAGTCATACAAAACATTCACTTTTAAAAACAGTCGTTATGTCCCACACCCGAGATAACAATTTATTCAATTAATTATCAGATTAAGGAATTTCGTCGGAACACTTGGGCCCAAAGTCTTTTTGAAAACGGATGCACTGTACGCCTTCATTACACATGGAAAATAAAAAGCAACCGAAGTCCCTTTTAACAGGTACCCCGGCTGCTATTTCTTCATTACGCACTGCAAATCGTGTCGCATTTTTCTAGTGGAACTTACTTAAATCATACATCCATGCCTACTGACCGTACTCGATCTGTCCTAACCTCATCTTGCCTGCGATCTCGAGCTCATTCTAGCTCTTCAGCTGTGCCAGAATTTGTGGATCCTTGATCTTCTTATCTTCTGCAAGCAGCATAATTTTGGATAAAATCTCAGCTGTTCTTGGATCTTCGTCCAAGAATGGCAGGAAAATTCTTCCCCGATGCTGGCTATGCACAGGTACGATATAAAGCGCAGCTGTTGCCTGCTTAAACACATTGCCACTGCCGAGATGAACGGCATATTCACCGAGTTCACCTTCGATCCGTGCGTAATTGCCATCAAGTCGTACATTGTTTATTTTGAGTAGTCGCAGTGATTCATTGACGATAACATGACGCATTTCGATCGTTGTCAGGCTGGCTTCCGGATCAACCCCGCCCACATGCGCAACACTGACCACCAGATCGACATCACGCATGACCTCTGAGAAGAAGATCGGCGGTACTTCTTTCAAAGCTACAGGTTTATACGTTTTGCGGTCATAGAATTGTACCGTCTCCAGCGTGGGTGCCTCCGTATCTGCCGGAGAGAACCAGTCTGCCATGGCATACAAATTGGCAATCAGGTTATGCTCATAGCTGACCTTCTGCAAGCCTTCCTCATAACTGACTGTCCACTGACGACCTTTAAGCAGGGCAACAGTCTTCTTCGGTTGAATCTGGTACCCGGCATATCGTCGTGATACGGTTCCATTCGCGAGCTCATCCTCATTGGGAAGATACAGCTCACGGAAGACCTGTTTGAACGGCTGACGTTCCTGACGAGTGAACAGATCCCGTTGGAATTCGCTCCACGTCCCGCTGCGGAACAATTGCAGCGGATGTGCAATCACCAGTGTATCCTGCTCCTCCAATGCATGCGTGGCACGATGTTCGCCAGGTACAATCAGGCAAGCAGATTCCGCATCGAAATACCCCAAACGGTCACCTGATTGGAATACCAACGTACGAATCAGCGGTCGAATGACCGGATTTTGCATGAGGCTCGCAACTTCCCCCACGGTAAAGGAAGTCTCTGCTGTCATGGAACGCTCCAGTTCCAGTTTTGCCCGGCGATACTGCTGGACCAGATCCCCTTTTAATTCCTTCAACTCTGTAATGTATCCATCTTTCTTGAACCGTGCAGGTACCGATTTGAGTGTCTTCCCTTTACTTACAAGAACCAACTCGGATTGACCATCCTCATCAATGACCAATTGTGCTGTCGTTGTCTCATCCAGGGCCTTCGGTTCAAAATAGGATTTCATCTCATCCAGCTTGCTCGCTTCCATGTTCCAGATCAGCCGGGTGACGTCCGTATATCCTGCATTGCGGGCCAGGTTGCCAAGAGCAATCTGCGCGGCGGCACCTTCACTCGCACGACGCTGGGCTCCGAATTCCTTGCTCTCATGCAGGAACTTCTGAATGAAGTCATAACGTTCGCGCAGATCCTGTTCCTGCTGTGCCTGGAATGGAATCAAACTGTACGTAAGCAGATGGTCCTTATTGCGCTTCTCTTGCACCGATTGACGCATATCTTCCAGACGAAGCTTCCCTAACGCTGCATCCGCGAACAACTGGGATCTGCGGTGGTTTGCTCCACCAGATATATATTTGGCGCAATCATATAACAGATTGAACCGTTCCTCACCGACAGCTGCATAAGCTTCCTCGAACCAGGCAATATCAAATGCTCCGTCGTTGAATTCCTGCGGCGATATCGGTGAATAGTGAGCGACGATGGTTTCCTTTTCAGCTGTAAAACGTTCATTAATATGGGCATGGAAGTACCACGCTGCACTGCGGAGTCCTTCCCATCCCAAATGCTTCGATACGATTTCCATCCACTGCGGTGCGTACATGGCCGCTTCCAACAACTTTTTCTCTTGAATCGGGTATTGCTCAAGCCATTGCCCCAGGAGCTTCGCATCCTCACCCTCACGTGGATGGCAGACTTGAATCAGATGACTGAATGTCTCCTTGCGTGTTGTGTTATCCCCGTAGCTGTAAATATAGCCTCGTACAAACGTATCCTTATCCATGGCTGAGACAAGATGCACCCAATGTTCCATGCCTTCCATTCGTTCAAACTTCATTGCCAGTGTGCTGACTTCCGTGGAAAGCTCGCCTCGTGTCAGTTCGATCTCCAAAATTCGTTCAACGACGGTATTGCGCAGCTCTACCAGTTCCGGATCATCGGAGATACCTTCCGTCCGTGTCGACGTCAACTCACGAATGAATGCAAAGCGATCCCCACCGGTTAGCAACTGACGATACATGGTCTGATCATCAATCAAACGCAATTTGAATGCCCGCAGGTAATCTTCGAATGATAACAGGGAGAAACGCTGTGTATTACCCACAAGGTTGATAAACTGATAAGCCGTTTGGAAAAACCGTTGGAAACTGGCATCATCGTATATTCTGCTTCTTACCAGGTAGTTCCACCGTTCCGTCAGAATATGAAGCATTCCGGTTTCCTTCTCCAGTTGATCGTCCGGCATGCTTGCGATAATGGAAGCCCACGTCTTCTCCGCTATCTCGAACGTATCTGCCGGGTTGCTGTCTTTGAACGCTGCTGCGATCAATTCAGCAACCTGATCCTTATAGGTCAGCGAAGCCGCAATCTGCTTCAGTTCTTCCATATAGGAAAGAGGATATGTCTGTTCGGCAAAGGACTTGCGCCAGCCTTCCAATAACGGAATTTTGTTTAATTCGTTATAATCATATTGATCGTGATAATAGCTGTAATGTTCATTTAAGCTGCCGCTCAATGTGCTGAATTGCAACACAAAAAATAGCTGCATCAGTTCCAAGCTGTTCAGATCACTCTGCGCAACGTACGCTTCCCAAACTTCATGGAGAGGGTATTGCTCCATCTCTTTCATCTTATTCCGTTCCGTATAGGAGACCATGGAGCGCAGAGTCGCTCCAATCAAGAGCGTTTCTCGGTAGCCCGCATAATACTCCACCTCATACTCTTGATCCCTGTGTTGATGAACCAGAGCATCTAATCCTTCCATAAACGGTTTGGCCTTCTCCAGGGAAAGGGTGAAGATATCCTTCGGACTGAAACCACTAAAATCACGTTTCTCTTGCAGCAATGGCTCCTCCCGGGAAGGATTGAAAAGGCCAAAACCGTTCGAAGCGGTATACCGGCTGGCCTCCTCTGTCAGCTTGTCCAGCAGCTTTTGCTCCTTCGCGGTAGGCTTTTGGATCAGTCTGGCTAATGGCTGTAATTGCTCGTGCTGATCTGCACGTCCCGAATCTGCCGATATTTCGGTCAACAGTTCAAGTGCGCCCAGACGCTGCAATTCATTCTTCGCCTTCAGCAAGCGTTCCAGTGAAACCGTTAGTTGATCCACAGGTTGCAGCAAAAGAACCTGAATGACCTTCTGGCGAAGCGATCCGGTCTTCAGTTTGAGCAAAGCCTCCATCTGCTTCATCTCTTCGGTGGTCAGCTCAAGTTTCTTCACTTTGGCAAGAGCACTCTCCCGGTTGCTCATGCTTTTGTCGGATAGACTCTCGAACACAAACTGTCTTTGTACATTGTTTTCGGGCTGCTGAACGAACTGGGATAACAGCTCGCCTCGAAGTTCCGGGCTCAGCATGTCCTTGATTGCAATGACTTCTCCGATCCAATCGGGGTCCATATCATACGCAGCCAGATAGAGCATTTTTTTGACTACATCATTTCGTTCAATCCGGAAATGGACATGTTCAAGAACGCCAGATGGCCCACCTTCCCCTCCCTGGGGAATGCGGTCCAGCAGCTGCTTGAACTGATCGAAGTCATGACGCCGTGTTGCCTTGTCTTCAAAGATAGGCAGTGGCGAAATGTGGATACTGCGCTGATTCTCTCCATTCTCGAAGTGCCAGTTATGCATGTACATGGCATCATAGTTCTGGATAATCCAGTGCATCAGCTCCAGATCCTGCACATCCAAATAGCGACGGGCAATGCTTAGCCGCAGCTCACGATTCTGACTGTTCGCAAGCACATATTGAGCAACAATCTTCTGATACATCTGACCATGATCCATAATACGGATCAATTTGTCATTGAGATGATCCTCTTCAATAACTGCCGTTGCCCACAGACTGATAAATATCTTATTGGCATTCGAATCCTGCTCCCAAGCTTCGCGAACGGCTGCGTCCGTCAATGCGTCATAAGCTTGCTCAATCAACTGTGCCGCAACGCGCGTGTTGGCCGCTTCAATACCGAGCCCTGTCCATACGGCTAACGCTCTAACCACTGAACTGAAACGAATCAGATTGTGATCGATAATTACTTTTAATATGTATATAAATGCTTCAATGGTGCCTTCATCCATCCGTTCAACGATACTCTGGCGCAGACCCTCCTGCAGCCTTGCTGCCACTAGCAGTTCACCCACCATGTGGTACGCTTCTGCCTGGTCACTCATGAATATACCTTTGATCATCTCGCCAGTAAGCAGCGCCGACTGATTGTCGCCATATATGATATCGTGCAACGCCTGCTTTATATCCCCGTTCTGATGGTCCAGTTCATAAGCGATGCAATCCGAAAGCACGGATCGGATCTCATACAAATGATCGAACTTGTA contains these protein-coding regions:
- a CDS encoding DUF4132 domain-containing protein, producing the protein MNQNDNEQVYINGLQERAASLKGIWQELAGYVVEMAESTYLRGDEKAYLITEEILQKQAAATGKPLFEPLLNVLGQLANERLVERFRYIADRATKYPYSIMYERRPFRTADPEQHIGQVIRKLIGLLRMEMRQFSLDEYVSVREYKFDHLYEIRSVLSDCIAYELDHQNGDIKQALHDIIYGDNQSALLTGEMIKGIFMSDQAEAYHMVGELLVAARLQEGLRQSIVERMDEGTIEAFIYILKVIIDHNLIRFSSVVRALAVWTGLGIEAANTRVAAQLIEQAYDALTDAAVREAWEQDSNANKIFISLWATAVIEEDHLNDKLIRIMDHGQMYQKIVAQYVLANSQNRELRLSIARRYLDVQDLELMHWIIQNYDAMYMHNWHFENGENQRSIHISPLPIFEDKATRRHDFDQFKQLLDRIPQGGEGGPSGVLEHVHFRIERNDVVKKMLYLAAYDMDPDWIGEVIAIKDMLSPELRGELLSQFVQQPENNVQRQFVFESLSDKSMSNRESALAKVKKLELTTEEMKQMEALLKLKTGSLRQKVIQVLLLQPVDQLTVSLERLLKAKNELQRLGALELLTEISADSGRADQHEQLQPLARLIQKPTAKEQKLLDKLTEEASRYTASNGFGLFNPSREEPLLQEKRDFSGFSPKDIFTLSLEKAKPFMEGLDALVHQHRDQEYEVEYYAGYRETLLIGATLRSMVSYTERNKMKEMEQYPLHEVWEAYVAQSDLNSLELMQLFFVLQFSTLSGSLNEHYSYYHDQYDYNELNKIPLLEGWRKSFAEQTYPLSYMEELKQIAASLTYKDQVAELIAAAFKDSNPADTFEIAEKTWASIIASMPDDQLEKETGMLHILTERWNYLVRSRIYDDASFQRFFQTAYQFINLVGNTQRFSLLSFEDYLRAFKLRLIDDQTMYRQLLTGGDRFAFIRELTSTRTEGISDDPELVELRNTVVERILEIELTRGELSTEVSTLAMKFERMEGMEHWVHLVSAMDKDTFVRGYIYSYGDNTTRKETFSHLIQVCHPREGEDAKLLGQWLEQYPIQEKKLLEAAMYAPQWMEIVSKHLGWEGLRSAAWYFHAHINERFTAEKETIVAHYSPISPQEFNDGAFDIAWFEEAYAAVGEERFNLLYDCAKYISGGANHRRSQLFADAALGKLRLEDMRQSVQEKRNKDHLLTYSLIPFQAQQEQDLRERYDFIQKFLHESKEFGAQRRASEGAAAQIALGNLARNAGYTDVTRLIWNMEASKLDEMKSYFEPKALDETTTAQLVIDEDGQSELVLVSKGKTLKSVPARFKKDGYITELKELKGDLVQQYRRAKLELERSMTAETSFTVGEVASLMQNPVIRPLIRTLVFQSGDRLGYFDAESACLIVPGEHRATHALEEQDTLVIAHPLQLFRSGTWSEFQRDLFTRQERQPFKQVFRELYLPNEDELANGTVSRRYAGYQIQPKKTVALLKGRQWTVSYEEGLQKVSYEHNLIANLYAMADWFSPADTEAPTLETVQFYDRKTYKPVALKEVPPIFFSEVMRDVDLVVSVAHVGGVDPEASLTTIEMRHVIVNESLRLLKINNVRLDGNYARIEGELGEYAVHLGSGNVFKQATAALYIVPVHSQHRGRIFLPFLDEDPRTAEILSKIMLLAEDKKIKDPQILAQLKS
- a CDS encoding glycoside hydrolase family 30 protein, which produces MKSRWRERRTAWIILSLGVCIVAGFGVWRMTCHTEEDAIPPPVEKKPATAEVWLTTGDQQHLLEPQQPISWNTSEANDSDADSDYTIIIDPSQTYQTMDGFGAAMTGSSTYLINQLPPEQRVQLLQELYTTEGLNLDMVRHTIGASDYSVDTSGKPSSYTYNDIESGTDYDMEHFSIDKDREVVDMLRQIVGLKPDIKVMGTPWTAPAWMKYGEKTMNGWYLDYSNPQVYEAYTRYFVKYIEAYQAQGVPIYGMTLQNEPEFTTASYPSMSMGAEEQAMFIRDYLGPAMQEAGMDTRIISYDHNWDQAVEYTGSVLSDEAAASYIDGSAFHCYAGEPSAMTDVHDRFPDKNIYFTECSGGEWSPEFGDNLSWQMSNLMIGASRNWATSVLLWNIALDPQGGPTNGGCTNCRGVVTINPDTREVTRNVEYYALGHVSRYVRSGAIRVESTQESDELKNVAFRNPDGTMVLVAANTGNEDAAFHVVMEGKTFQYTLPSQSAATFRWKPEVSSNS
- a CDS encoding glycoside hydrolase family 3 C-terminal domain-containing protein; protein product: MNRRLNLIFLKRWFMLLIIVAVAAMPLHAFAAEAESGADRPWMNKSLSAEERTELLLKAMTLEEKIGFVTGKVNNYYGFYNDGLERLGIPALQMADGPAGVRVANPDVQDKKSTALPAPIALAASWDTDLAKQYGDLIGQEAHNTTHNVVLGPGLDIARTPWGSRNFESMGEDPLLASGMGAAYVNGIQSNPVIATAKHYILNNQETERFTTNATASERAIQEVYARPFQAMVEKADLGSAMCSFNQVNGTYACENKEMLTDLLKDQFGFEGFVMSDYGANFSTAKSANAGLDLETPGEPYGKWGTQLLEAVNKGEVSEQTIDEKVRRILLQMFEKGLFDNPVTNTQINAKADGKQAREIAEQSMVLLQNNDNVLPLSKKELNSIAVIGPDADTASAAGGGSSLVNPTYTVSPLEGIRNRAGNGVEVKYAAGTDPISAGDAFNGPSAVPSTLLSPANAEKSEQNYGTDKAEYGLRAEYWTNTNMEGDPSLVRTDNQVNMNLGFYNYEGFNAQSSKLPVTPTKFNSKMSARWTGSITAPKTGDYQLSLTSLGSAKLYVDDQLLVDNQGETLSTTKKAITLKEGESHNIKIEYRTDFPVQTSHDMGAQVRFGWEAPEDAVDAKMQKAVELAKKSDVAVVVTRTYDSEGYVDRSDLELPNNQEQLIRKVAAANPKTIVVQMSGRAVEMDSWQKEVPSIVQAWYAGQEQGNAVARVLFGDVNPSGKLPVTFPADDSQTPVSTAEQFPGVNGVGTYSEGIFVGYKGYDKEGMTPAFAFGHGLSYTDFDYRNLHVKNTGKGDDATVEVSLNLRNTGKVSGAEVVQVYVGNLPTSVETPEKQLAGWAKVDLKAGKQQRVKIKLDRSALSYWDEKSHEWVMPKGKVSIYVGSASDDIRLTGSVNIGSKSGK
- a CDS encoding formate/nitrite transporter family protein, whose translation is METEGLRNVEQLALKKHKIYKQSLIRYLARSMLASMFIGFGVIVAFKTGNFFYMEQSPFTYPMAALTFGAAIILIAYGGGDLFTGNTFYYTYAALRKKLRWFEVVKLWIASYSGNLMGAAVFALLIYLTGLFDSSQVNGFLLSVVEHKMEAPAMQLFFRGILCNWLVCLAFFVPMFMKENGAKMFAMMLFVFCFFISGYEHSVANMCTFAIALVLNHPGTISFGGVIHNLVPVTLGNLVGGVLLMGFMYYAVNKPFLDDETH
- a CDS encoding acetyltransferase, translated to MKMMLIPYRKQDHAKLVAIWERAVRATHTFLAEGDILFYKSVVSEALSEMEIWEAVDSADEPAGFIGMDGKHIEMLFVDVDKHGQGVGRKLVTHAIGLKGNDLKVDVNEQNEGAARFYTRMGFVQTGRSELDGSGNPFPLLHLELK